A portion of the Homalodisca vitripennis isolate AUS2020 chromosome 2, UT_GWSS_2.1, whole genome shotgun sequence genome contains these proteins:
- the LOC124355904 gene encoding zwei Ig domain protein zig-8-like gives MIQKCAAGFTPRKTPELFNKLECKNPFRFTETAETDDWWLNAIQPYTEDSSLPQATASAVPEQIVFLSENCTKVTAQTGSTSVLHCEVGGVTESMVSWIRRTDYQLLTVGLATYSSDDRFFTAHVHNDQDWALHIKFAQMTDEGLYECQVSTHPPMSIFVTLKLVESKAEIVGGSVKMVQTGSSLRLICLLRYSMEPPAYIFWYHDSRMINYDTARGVEVAHERFSSELVLPRARGDDSGNYTCVPSNAQPASITVHVIKREKPAAMQHERASSSCTYRWSSAVMILGSVLLALTS, from the exons ATGATCCAGAAATGTGCAGCAGGATTCACCCCGAGAAAAACTCCTGAGCTGTTCAAT AAGTTAGAGTGTAAAAATCCCTTCCGTTTTACAGAGACTGCCGAAACGGACGATTGGTGGCTTAACGCTATCCAGCCCTACACTGAGGACAGTAGCCTGCCTCAGGCCACGGCCTCGGCTGTTCCCGAGCAGATCGTCTTCCTGTCTGAGAACTGCACCAAGGTCACCGCCCAGACCGGCAGCACCTCTGTGCTCCACTGTGAGGTGGGCGGCGTCACCGAATCTATG GTATCTTGGATCCGCCGGACTGACTACCAACTCCTCACTGTGGGTCTAGCCACTTACAGCAGTGACGACCGCTTCTTTACTGCGCATGTTCATAACGACCAA gaCTGGGCGTTGCACATAAAATTCGCCCAGATGACGGACGAGGGACTGTACGAATGCCAAGTCTCGACTCATCCGCCCATGAGCATATTTGTTACACTCAAACTTGTCG AGTCGAAGGCGGAGATCGTAGGCGGCTCAGTGAAGATGGTACAGACCGGCAGCAGTCTGCGGCTGATCTGCCTGCTCCGGTACTCCATGGAGCCTCCAGCCTATATCTTCTGGTACCACGACTCGCGCATGATCAACTACGACACAGCACGGGGAGTGGAGGTTGCTCACGAGCGATTCTCCAGCGAGCTGGTCCTACCCAGGGCCCGTGGAGATGACTCAGGAAACTACACGTGCGTCCCCAGTAACGCTCAGCCTGCCAGCATCACCGTGCACGTCATTAAGC GAGAGAAGCCGGCAGCGATGCAGCACGAGAGAGCTTCCTCGAGTTGTACGTACCGATGGTCCAGTGCTGTTATGATATTGGGTTCTGTTCTCCTGGCTCTCACCAGCTGA